The nucleotide sequence tgccttcggaaagtattcataccccgtGACCctattgttgtgttacagcctgaattcaaaatggattcaattgattttccccctcatccatctacagacaataccagATAATGACAAAGtgcaaacatgtttttagacattattgcacatgtattgaaaatgaaatacaggaaTAACTCATTTACACAagaattcacacccctgagtcaatacatgtcagaATCACCTTCTgcggtgattacagctgtgagtctatcTGGATAAGTCTATAAGGGCTTTGCACACCTgggttgtacaatatttgcacattactcTTTTTTAAATGATTCAAGCTTTGTCAAGTTAGTTGTTATCATTGCTATacagccattttcatgtcttgccatagattttctagACGatataagtcaaaactgtaactaggccactcaggaacattcaatgtagtcttggtaagcaactccagtgtatatttggccttgtgttattgtcctgctgaaaggtgaatttgtctccaacTGTCTGTTGGAAAAGAGACtgaaaatcctagaggaaaacttacTTCAATGTGCTTAACGCTATTCCATTTCCATTTATCCTAAAAACTCCCTAGTTCTTGcccatgacaagcatacccataacatgatgctgccaaatATGAAGTGTGGTATTCAGTGATATGTTAGATGTGCCCCAAACATTACATGTTGTATTCAGGACATTAAGATAATTTCTTTGCCAccttttttgcagttttactttagtggcttattgcaaacaggatagaTGTTTTGATATATTTTCTATACAGGCttcattcttttcactctgtcatttaagctagtattgtggagtaactacaatgttgttcatctgtcctcagttctatcacagccattaatctCTGGTGAAAACCCTGATAAACCCAGATAATTGTGtatgtgaggtacagagatgaggtagtcattcaaaaatccatTATTGCAGAGTGTGTCCATGCAACTTAAGTGACTTgataagcaaatgtttactcctgaacttatttaggccataaaagggttgaatacttcgaggagacatttcagcttttcattttttattacattgtaaacatgtctaaaaacataattccactttgacattatggggtattgtgagtaggcCAGTTGCAAAAGTCAAGGATTGTGAAAATAACAGCTTAAATATTTGCCTCGAGGCAAAATTCTAGCCTGTGGTCAGGGCTAGTTGGCCAGGGTCTGTGTACTCCATACACTGCCTCCTCTTTAGGGAACATTGGCTTTATAGACTTCTTCAGATTCCACTCCATGGCTTGGAGGTAAATATGGTCCCTACTCACTTATCTTGGATCAGTTTGTCATACTCTAGTACTGACCATAACCATTTTGGAGACAATATTAAATCGTCACTATGACTATGACTCAAGAAAACAGGTATATGCCCTTAATTCGTGGATGTAGCCAACCTGAAAAGGGTTTCTTTCAGCACTGCTTAAGATGGCAACCACTGCTTTCTGTCTATTACAGTCTACTTCACTCAGCTCGAGCACAATGTAATATAAAACGTGAGCGCAAAACTATAAACGCAACAAGATGAGCAGCACGCGACAGGTGAAAGTGAGCACAAGCCTACGTCCCATTGCCACAGCCTAGGCGCGTGGCTCCGCTCGTTGTTGCACCGGCTTCGGTCTTTGTGGCAAAGCGCGGTGCGCAAGTCGCCAGGCAAGCCAGCCTTTGGCAGAGCCGTTAACGCGAAAAGGTTAAAGGACAGCTATTTATATTCTTTACTTTCACTTTCAGCAGGCCATTTAGTTGGTAAGCGGAAGATCTCTTCACATGTAGCACGACAAAACGGGTTGCTCCCAAATTATTACACTTTTCCGCAAAACCGGTGGCAAGTGATGAATAATCAGGAATAGTTATAATTGTAAAAATGTGGTTCTCGATCCTCCTGGATTTGAGTGCAGACAATATGAGCATCTAGATCTCCCCTGTCAGATTCCTACATTGGCTTTATCCCCAAGTAGCCAGCCTCCTTCTGTTCGACAATAACATGTGCGTAATTGCTGCACAACAGGAACAAACCATTCTTTAGGCCAACTTGTTCACAGTGGACTAGTGTATGAAAAGTAGTTATAGCAAACGTCTTTTTACTGACATCTACTAGTGTTTTATAAACGTTAATAGGCCTATTCGCTCAGAACGGTCTACTCCTGGTGGTCTGTCTACTACTAGGCTACGTCTCCCTCACGTGGACATAACCATGAAGACTAAGCAGCCCATAGATGATTAGACCCATTAACTGTCCAGAATCATATATTACTAACAATAACATGTATTATGAAGGATGGATATGTAGAAATATTTagaagagagaaaatagagaaggGGAAAAAAGACAACCAAGTCATAGTATTTTATAAGGAAACTTTATGTGTGCTTGTGAAATTCACTTTTAGACAGAAGGCCGTTTTGCAGTTTCCAGTACAGCAGATAAGGTTTGATATTAAAGAGCACAAAAATGAAGAAATCACAATTCCAAAGTTCGATGCTTTCCAACCAGGCATGTGAAAGTACAAACTTTTGGCCCAATTCTTATTTTCCTCCAGTCCCTCTTACTCGCTTCCCCCTAAGCTCCTCAACCCCTCTCATTTACAAAtattaaagaaataaaacaaaacatCTTGCACTTAATTTAGTCAATTTCTTCAAATCAATTCCTGCCATCTCTCTGAAATCTGTGATATTGGATAGACGATTGCATAGATTGGTAGTCAGTCATTTCCTTTTTATTTAAGACATAATGGAATGTTGATTAAGACTCTGGCCCCCTCCCTTTGCCCTCCTTTACACTGGGTCCCTGCCTGTCCTGctgcagagagaagacagacaaggagatggagggatgaaagagtgagagacagggctGTAGCCACGAACAGGCACATTTTTAGTACTCCCATAGTTTCCAACTCCCTCGGGGAACTCTAAAGTGGTGTCCCTACAGAAACAATTCAACTGAGGATAGCGGTGGGCCTTCACTTTGTCCATGTAAGCTTTACATGACCTGATATTCTTTCATATTGTTCTTCAGTTGAAACTATAATAAATGAATAGATTGGGTGAACAAGAGCATCTTAAATGCCAACATGTTTGTGTCAAGTGTCATGTGATGTTTACATAGAAGCTATAAAGGCCTCACATATTCCTCCTCCAACTAAATTGTCACCATATCTTCAATCCGACAGGATTCCATATTTGACCGTTGAaaagaaataacaaaaataaaacttGACCCAAATGGAGACTCACAGTAACTCAAACCCATTTACGGTACTCAATGTGTCAAACCCATCTACGGTACTCAATGTGTCAAACCCATCTACGGTACTCAATGTGTCAAACCCATCTACGGTACTCAATGTGTCAAACTGCCATGTGTTGTTTTTCCTTTTAAAAATGCCACTTGTTTTGCCCTACAAGCCTGCGATGAGTATTCTGACTGTGTTGCGTACTGAAAAAATAAGTATGTACAGCACTGAACCCAATTACTCACATTTGCTGGAgaaaagaaacaaacaaacaaacaggaaAAGGAAAGAGTTGAGGTTAGAAATCCAAGTTCCAATTATCCAGCAAAATGTGGTACGGGTACATGTCATTATTCTCTGTTCAACCCcctaccccccctcccctttatatatctctgtgttctaatacgcaacccccccccccctcccagcaagataaaataaacaaacaaaaaaatgttgTATAAGAATCAGAATATCTTGTACTCCGTCCCCAAGGCAGAGGGTAGGGTGAAGATGGGACTTGCACTACAGAGCAGTGTCCTCATTCCATTCTGACCCAGAAGCGCACCTGTGGTTGCTTGTTTTCACCCCATAACATGATGTGCATTTGATTCTAGTTCTGTGAACAAAGTTGCAGCCAACGAGTTTGAGGTGAAAACCTGCACTCAGGGGCACTGCGGGACCAGAaatgagagagagcagtagagctgTCCACCAATCACTTCCCAGGACTCTCCAACTGCAGCCCCTCCCTCTTCTACAGAGCCAATCAATCCATTGGCTGCAGACtcactcccctcttctctcctcctactgctCTCAGTGACTGCAGGCTATATCTAGAGGGGTGGAGTGCATCTGCTCTGCATTGGGCCTGGCAAGCCTCTATGTACCCCCCTTCCAACCCAAACCTCAtcccttccccatccctcccccctgTGGTGTGCTCCTAGAGGTCACTCTCCCCGTAGAGGGCGGTAGAGAAGGACATGTAGTCGAGAGCTCCGGGCTTCGCGTCGGGGCCCGAGTAAGGCGCCATGCGGGCGATGCAGTACTCTGCCTGGTCTGGAGGCAGCTCACGCCTCAGCTCCTCAGCCGTGATGaagttctgacagagagagagggagatgggaagagCGGGAGGGACGGTGAATAACGGAGTGATAGTTGTGTAATAATTGTTTGTCTACTTCAGCTGTCTCAGGtagctgcatctctctctcacacacacacacacacaaagcccaaTACCATTCCAACCCCACCTTGTCTGCAGCCAGGATCTTGAAGGAGGCGATGACCTGGTCGGCTGTGTCAGTGTCCGTGGTCTCCCGGGACATGAAGTCTATGAAGGCCTGGAAGGTGACAGCTCCGCTGTTATTGGGGTCCACTATGCCCATGATGCGGGCAAACTCGGCATCGCCCTGGAAACCACCACAGGAAGAACAGTTTAACCCAGACAAAAATAGTAAATCGAGGGCATCATTGGTCAATGACCAACCTCTGAGCAATATTACCAATAATTAAACATACAACTTGTCCATTTGAGTTGACGATAAAGATTGTGTTAATATCTGCTTAGGGGCAGGGTTGTTAAGAGGGATTGTGTTGAGACAGTTACTACACATTAAACTTACCATGTCATAGTAGCTACAACAGTAAGGGTCTTACTCTAAACTCAagatggagggagaaaaagactgagaggagagagagagagagagagagagaagcggcaGGCAGTACCAAGCTGTTTCCAGTCGCAACGAGCAGAGCGCGGTAATTGTCCATGTCCATCTGCCCTGTGCGCTTCTGTTCCCAGGGGccgagagatggagaggaagagatatggaAGGAAAAGAAGAGCAATAGAGGGAGTGTGAATTTGAAGAGGACAGAAAATTAAGTGAAGAGGAAGACATGAGCAGATCGAAGCATGGGAAGAGGAGGAACACAGGAGGGGAGGTGCGGAGGGGAGTAATGTGAGGGGAgtgaaaaaagaaaagaaaaaacaaacattatAAGAGAGACGAGTCAaatcaaggtaaaaaaaaaaaaacagcagtgTCGGAGCCGAGGCAGAGGCCAGTGGGTGAAATGAGGGTGAATCACAGCACAGGCAAGGAAAGAGCCAGGAAGAGAGCAGTTTAGACGGGTAACTCTCTGCTCCGCTCCCAACCCAGCTTGTATGTGCTCCTTACCGCTTTGTTGTTCTCCACATCGTAGCCCAGGCTGATCAGGCACGCCTTGAACTCCTCAGCCATCAGGGCCCCGCTGTGGTCCTGTGAGGTCACCACCAGCCAATTACAGCACACACCGCAATGATGGACACCAGGTTGGACCAAGCACAGAAGGATGCCAGGTGGGAGTGGTCAGGTGATGGGATCATGGCATGCAAGATGAGggtgatggacagacagacacagacaaacgGATGTTAGATGTTACACAATGACAACAGCTTATGGGGAAAGACATCCGTGATCCTAAGACACGATGACAGGCACACCAGTGATCATGAGGGGCCAGTGTCTCCCAAAGGAGAGCGAAGGTAATGTTCTGTAAGTGCTTAGGAACACATCCGCGATACACAAGCACTGTTtaaccgtctgtctgtctgtacacacacacacctttatgtAAATGACAAGTCCTGGAAGATCACCATAGTGCTAGTGACAGGAcagctgtgttccaaatggcactatTCCCTAGAACCCTGATATTCAACTCTGAAGGCAGTTCCACTGCTTTATAAAAGAAATGACactgttcccctctaatcagggactgattcagacctgggacaccaggtgtgtggaTTAACtctcaggtagaacagaaaaccagcagtagTCTGGACCTCAGAGTAacagccatatgggccctggtcaaagcactgcgctatatagggaatatggactcatttgggacgcagcctgTGTCTTGATGCTGTGCCAAACACGGCATACATAAAGACTGAGGTGAAGTGATGAGGTATGGTGTTGTGGGATGGGTGAGGTGACCCCCCCAGGTGAACTCAGCTCCACCCTACACAGCGCCAGCCCTCTCAAACCCATGGTGAAACAATACTAGTTCCACCTGTGAATGTCAACAAACAGGTTCATCCTCACAAGTCTAGTCCATGCCTTACTCCCACCGGAGTTTCCCTTCTGAAATAAGAGGGTGGACTTAAGTACTAGGCATAAGACTTAAGAATCTGCACATACAGGAGTTATGAGTAAATCCCTCTTCCAGTAAGACACAACTGCAAAAGCTGGTGGCAATCATAGCCTTCTCGCAgacataaaataaaaaataaaactgttaTTATACACAAAAAGAAGCCCTCCTGCGCCCTCTTGCATGTTGACCCCTGACCTTGTCAAAGTGGTTGAAGGAAGTGCGGTACTCATGCAGCTGCTCCTGGCTGATGCCCTTGGCGTCGCGGGTCAGGATCTGGTTCTCGATCTCGTTGATGGTGCGGGCGATGGTGGTGAGGAGCTGCTCCCAGCCCACCCGCAGGTGCTGAGATgcagggaaagatggagagagagaatatatgttGAAGGTTAACCAGAAGAAACCGTACTGAGTAAGGACGAGAGATGGTAACAAGTGTAACATGTAGAACAGAGACGAACGGACAAACATAGATCTaatagagggaggaaagaaaaaacctctaggctgtcattgtaaataagaatttgttctcaactgacccaCCTAGTAAAATAAACAGGTcactaaaaaaataaaatatgaaaatcagaaaataaaggtgaaaaaaaaatgaCCTATATCAGATAGAAAATAACCAACAGACAGAGCAGAGTAGCAGCCCAAATggcccctactccctacatagtgcactacttttattaccagccctggtcaaaagtagtgcactataaagggaataggggacCATTTGGGCTGCAGAGAAAAGTCAGTGTTGTGTGTAGCTACCTCCATGGTGTAGGCGGTGTATTTGTTGTCAAAGATTAGGGCCTCCTGGATGAGCTGATGGTCTCCCTCCAGCTGGTCGATGTTGGGCTTGTACTCTATGATGCTCTGCTCATACTCTCTCAGGTTCACCAGCTGGTCCTCCAGAGTTCCATTCATCTCAATGGATATCCGCCCAAtctcctatacacacacacacacacacacacacacacacacacacagattagatCACCAAAAGGCCAGGGCCGGTGTGTATTCACTAGGCACCAAAACGGAAGAAAACAGGAAGGGTCAACCTGGATGCTCAATTTAGTTTTAAGTTACAAAACATTTTCTGTTGACTGCCAttatgaacatgacccaggaggCACAGAGTCAATAGAGCTAATGACTGTAAGAGGGCTGGGTTAATCTTATGTAGTATGGGTCTGTGCCTTTGCTGTACCTCCATTTTGGTCTGTATCCAGGGCCCGACGATGTTGGCCTGGGTGGCAAACTTGCGGCGCAGGTGGTCGTTAGACTGCTGCTTGGCCAGCTCCTCCTGCAGGGCCCGGTCACGCTGGGGCACCAGCTGTTCcacctacaaacacacaccaGATGGGGGCGCCAGTCAGCACAGCTAACACATTCCCATAGCAGCAGCAACGCCACAAGGCTGAGGCTCACTCAGGAGCCTGTTTTAGGTAGGTTATTAACAACCACAAGGTAAAAATAAATAGGATGATTTGGATTCAATTAAAACTGGCAAAAGCGCACGTCGCAGAGTATATGAACATACAGCCACAGGTACACATTGAACACACACACCTTGTGCCACTTGTCGTCAATACTCTTgggtgtgatggtggtgtagggGTTGCCCCCGCTCAGCTTGATGCCGTTGTACTGGGCAATCTTCTGCACCTCCGCCTGAATGGCCTGGATGGCCTCCCGCTCCTTGTTGGCCTCTGGGAGGGTAGACTTGAACTGCTCATGGGCTGTGATTAGGCCCTgtaagagagaggtggggaagggagagagagaaaaaaatgaggGAGATAGAAAAAAAGAAGGATGGGAAATGAGGTGGACAGGGGGAatggacagatgaagagagagacctGCGTGGTATCACAGTACGTACCCATATCAGTCAGATGAACCCGTGGATACCATACGTGCAGCGTGAAGGACGTTACCAGTATTTTCACAAGCCAAAGCTAagtagcgttagcgcaatgactggaagtccacAGGTATGGTAGCATTGCTATTGTACCGGTCGATTTCCAGTCATTCCAAACGTTCGTTACCCAGTATGATGATACATTGTGGTAGTGGAAACCCTCTGGGGACGTAAAGCAGTAAACGGTTggtgactgtgtccccatgtcTTTTACCTGGATCTCTTCGATGTTGTGAACGATGAACATGTCCTGCAGGTCCTCCATGGCCCCCTCCATCCAGTTGTTGAAGGGTGCCGCCCTCTTGGCGTACTCCAGGTACAGCTCGTCAATGGACTCCAGCTGCTTCTCTGTCCTCTgtggggggagagactggggTCAGGTACCTGCTGGGAACACTACAATCTGACAGGGATTGAACATGAGACAGAAGTGGGGTAAGGGAACCCTGGTAGAAAGTCTGTGTGTCTACACATTTTTGAAGTTTAAACGTGTCCTTGTCATGACCGTAGAAGTGTGTCATGTATGCGTAGATGGGAGTGTGTGAAAGGTGGCTGGTCGGGGGCGTACCTCCAGAGACTCCCTGCGGCTCTGGGTGAGAGACCCCAGAGCGTCCCACTGCTCACAGATCTTCTGACAGCGGGCGTTCACACTAGGGGAGTCGTAGTAGTCCAGCTCACTGAGGCACAGGGGAACACATACGTGGAATTATTATCTTTACACGAGTCCTAATCAACCTGACCACAATCTCCATCCTTGTATTCTCCTGGATTATTTTACcattcatcccccccccccccctcaaatcCCTCCAGCTCTCTTACTTGAGTTCCTGTGCGATGGCAGCGATCTGCTCCACGCGGTCTTGGTGGGCGGCCAGGTCAGACTCAAACGCCTCATGTTTCCTCAGCAGAGCCTTGACCTCCGACAGGCTGGCTGTCTCATAGTCCTTCTGGGTCAGCATGGCCTCCTTACCTGGGGAAGGAAGGGGGGGTTAAAGACAGATATCCAAACCAACTCACTCAAAACCCTTACTTCTTCAATATATTATCAACATGGGGAATCAACAAGTGTCTAGGTACAGTACGGTTGCAAAGTTCCTGTAATTTTCCACAAATTCTAAAGTTCtccagaaatcccagttggaaGATTCCCAGAATCAGCAGGGAACAAGCAGGAAACCCAGAATCAGCAGGGAAcaagcaggaaatccagaatcctcCAGAATAGAGTTCTGGAAAATCTGGGAAAGCCACTGGAATTTTGTGACCCTAAGGTAGAGTGAGGGAAAGGGGGCAgtgttgtctgtacagtaacTAGTGTCTCAATACCATCGGTCCAGGACTCGTGGATGGTGGCTTTCTGACGGAACTTCTCAGCCAGGTGGTCCAGTCTCTCCAGGCGACGGATCTCGTTGAGCATCCACTCCTCGTAGCCCTTCTCCGCCCCCTCCAGGTTGTGCCACGACCCGTTGATATCctgcagccagagagagagaggacactgatCCACCATACACTAGAAAGAACACTACACTGTATAACAGCATTACTCTCTCTAGTGCAATTTGTTTATAGATGTATTTGGTGTTAGAAGTCACGTTGTCATGTCTTTTTAAACTGTCGCAAGCCAATTTCCCATTGTGGGACAATAGCATTAACTATTATAATTATGTAAAGAATAATGATAACAACACAGAGGAGTTCTAGGATGGACATGTGAATTGTCCAATAGATATGGATGGCATCATTGATACAACTTGGTACATCTACATGTTTAAACAGTCTCCATGCGTCTGTCCGCCAGTCCCACTCACCGACACCATGCGTCCCTCGGAAGGCATGAAGGCGGGCCTGTTGCTCAGCCTCAGCTTGGTCTGCAGGGTGTTGAAGTTGATCTCCAGCTGACACTTCTCCTGCACCTTGGGGGGCTTGTGGACGCGACGGTAGCCCCGGAAGTCCTCTAGCTTCTGCTGCATCTCGGCCATGGTCTTCTCTGGAGCCCGGTTCTCCAGCCACGGGATGGTCCGGCGGATCCACTCCAACAGCTAGGGCAGAGTAGAGGGGGATGGAGTGATACTAATAACAGAGATAAGTGtgagagaaaggagggcagaTGTTTTTATGGGAGATATGAATAAAACTGCATAAGGTTTAAGGGAAGTTTAGTGGAGAATTTTCCTATTTGGAGGTGGTGAGAggaaataacacctatggaagTTACTAGAGGAGCTAGGAAACATGGACAGACAGCAGACGTGTGTTGAGGAGCTGAGGTAACATGGACAGACAGCAGACGTGTGTTGAGGAGTGAGGTACAGACGTGTGTTGAGGAGTGAGGTACAGACGTGTGTTGAGGAGTGAGGTACAGACGTGTGTTGAGGAGTGAGGTACAGACGTGTGTTGAGGAGTGAGGTACAGACGTGTGTTGAGGAGTGAGGTACAGACGTGTGTTGAGGAGTGAGGTACAGACGTGTGTTGAGGAGTGAGGTACAGACGTGTGTTGAGGAGTGAGGTACAGACGTGTGTTGAGGAGTGAGGTACAGACGTGTGTTGAGGAGTGAGGTACAGACGTGTGTTGAGGAGTGAGGTACAGACGTGTGTTGAGGAGTGAGGTACAGACGTGTGTTGAGGAGTGAGGTACAGACGTGTGTTGAGGAGTGAGGTACAGACGTGTGTTGAGGAGTGAGGTACAGACGTGTGTTGAGGAGTGAGGTACAGACGTGTGTTGAGGAGTGAGGTACAGACGTGTGTTGAGGAGTGAGGTACAGACGTGTGTTGAGGAGTGAGGTACAGACGTGTGTTGAGGAGTGAGGTACAGACGTGTGTTGAGGAGTGAGGTACAGACGTGTGTTGAGGAGTGAGGTACAGACGTGTGTTGAGGAGTGAGGTACAGACGTGTGTTGAGGAGTGAGGTACAGACGTGTGTTGAGGAGTGAGGTACAGACGTGTGTTGAGGAGTGAGGTACAGACGTGTGTTGAGGAGTGAGGTACAGACGTGTGTTGAGGAGTGAGGTACAGACGTGTGTTGAGGAGTGAGGTACAGACGTGTGTTGAGGAGTGAGGTACAGACGTGTGTTGAGGAGTGAGGTACAGACGTGTGTTGAGGAGTGAGGTACAGACGTGTGTTGAGGAGTGAGGTACAGACGTGTGTTGAGGAGTGAGGTACAGACGTGTGTTGAGGAGTGAGGTACAGACGTGTGTTGAGGAGTGAGGTACAGACGTGTGTTGAGGAGTGAGGTACAGACGTGTGTTGAGGAGTGAGGTGTTGAGGAGTGAGGTACAGACGTGTGTTGAGGAGTGAGGTACAGACGTGTGTTGAGGAGTGAGGTACAGACGTGTGTTGAGGAGTGAGGTACAGACGTGTGTTGAGGAGTGAGGTACAGACGTGTGTTGAGGAGTGAGGTACAGACGTGTGTTGAGGAGTGAGGTACAGACGTGTGTTGAGGAGTGAGGTACAGACGTGTGTTGAGGAGTGAGGTACAGACGTGTGTTGAGGAGTGAGGTACAGACGTGTGTTGAGGAGTGAGGTACAGAcgtgtgttgaggagggagggaaggagtgaggtACAGAcgtgtgttgaggagggagggagggagtgaggtacagacgtgtgttgaggagggagggagggagtgaggtacagacagacagtagacatgtggtgaggagggagggagggagggaggtacagacagacagtagacatgtggtgaggagggagggaggtacagacagacagtagacatgtggtgagg is from Oncorhynchus gorbuscha isolate QuinsamMale2020 ecotype Even-year linkage group LG19, OgorEven_v1.0, whole genome shotgun sequence and encodes:
- the LOC124005271 gene encoding alpha-actinin-4 isoform X4, which gives rise to MVDYHASNNQASSGGPAVYMDPREQENDWDRDLLLDPAWEKQQRKTFTAWCNSHLRKAGTQIENIEEDFRDGLKLMLLLEVISGERLPKPERGKMRVHKINNVNKALDYIASKGVKLVSIGAEEIVDGNAKMTLGMIWTIILRFAIQDISVEETSAKEGLLLWCQRKTAPYKNVNVQNFHISWKDGLAFNALIHRHRPELIDYDKLRKDDPLTNLNNAFEVAEKYLDIPKMMDAEDIVGTLRPDEKAIMTYVSCFYHAFSGAQKAETAANRICKVLAVNQENEHLMEDYEKLASDLLEWIRRTIPWLENRAPEKTMAEMQQKLEDFRGYRRVHKPPKVQEKCQLEINFNTLQTKLRLSNRPAFMPSEGRMVSDINGSWHNLEGAEKGYEEWMLNEIRRLERLDHLAEKFRQKATIHESWTDGKEAMLTQKDYETASLSEVKALLRKHEAFESDLAAHQDRVEQIAAIAQELNELDYYDSPSVNARCQKICEQWDALGSLTQSRRESLERTEKQLESIDELYLEYAKRAAPFNNWMEGAMEDLQDMFIVHNIEEIQGLITAHEQFKSTLPEANKEREAIQAIQAEVQKIAQYNGIKLSGGNPYTTITPKSIDDKWHKVEQLVPQRDRALQEELAKQQSNDHLRRKFATQANIVGPWIQTKMEEIGRISIEMNGTLEDQLVNLREYEQSIIEYKPNIDQLEGDHQLIQEALIFDNKYTAYTMEHLRVGWEQLLTTIARTINEIENQILTRDAKGISQEQLHEYRTSFNHFDKDHSGALMAEEFKACLISLGYDVENNKAKRTGQMDMDNYRALLVATGNSLGDAEFARIMGIVDPNNSGAVTFQAFIDFMSRETTDTDTADQVIASFKILAADKNFITAEELRRELPPDQAEYCIARMAPYSGPDAKPGALDYMSFSTALYGESDL
- the LOC124005271 gene encoding alpha-actinin-4 isoform X2 — encoded protein: MVDYHASNNQASSGGPAVYMDPREQENDWDRDLLLDPAWEKQQRKTFTAWCNSHLRKAGTQIENIEEDFRDGLKLMLLLEVISGERLPKPERGKMRVHKINNVNKALDYIASKGVKLVSIGAEEIVDGNAKMTLGMIWTIILRFAIQDISVEETSAKEGLLLWCQRKTAPYKNVNVQNFHISWKDGLAFNALIHRHRPELIDYDKLRKDDPLTNLNNAFEVAEKYLDIPKMMDAEDIVGTLRPDEKAIMTYVSCFYHAFSGAQKAETAANRICKVLAVNQENEHLMEDYEKLASDLLEWIRRTIPWLENRAPEKTMAEMQQKLEDFRGYRRVHKPPKVQEKCQLEINFNTLQTKLRLSNRPAFMPSEGRMVSDINGSWHNLEGAEKGYEEWMLNEIRRLERLDHLAEKFRQKATIHESWTDGKEAMLTQKDYETASLSEVKALLRKHEAFESDLAAHQDRVEQIAAIAQELNELDYYDSPSVNARCQKICEQWDALGSLTQSRRESLERTEKQLESIDELYLEYAKRAAPFNNWMEGAMEDLQDMFIVHNIEEIQGLITAHEQFKSTLPEANKEREAIQAIQAEVQKIAQYNGIKLSGGNPYTTITPKSIDDKWHKVEQLVPQRDRALQEELAKQQSNDHLRRKFATQANIVGPWIQTKMEEIGRISIEMNGTLEDQLVNLREYEQSIIEYKPNIDQLEGDHQLIQEALIFDNKYTAYTMEHLRVGWEQLLTTIARTINEIENQILTRDAKGISQEQLHEYRTSFNHFDKKGNSGGSKAWTRLDHSGALMAEEFKACLISLGYDVENNKAKRTGQMDMDNYRALLVATGNSLGDAEFARIMGIVDPNNSGAVTFQAFIDFMSRETTDTDTADQVIASFKILAADKNFITAEELRRELPPDQAEYCIARMAPYSGPDAKPGALDYMSFSTALYGESDL
- the LOC124005271 gene encoding alpha-actinin-4 isoform X5 → MVDYHASNNQASSGGPAVYMDPREQENDWDRDLLLDPAWEKQQRKTFTAWCNSHLRKAGTQIENIEEDFRDGLKLMLLLEVISGERLPKPERGKMRVHKINNVNKALDYIASKGVKLVSIGAEEIVDGNAKMTLGMIWTIILRFAIQDISVEETSAKEGLLLWCQRKTAPYKNVNVQNFHISWKDGLAFNALIHRHRPELIDYDKLRKDDPLTNLNNAFEVAEKYLDIPKMMDAEDIVNTARPDEKAIMTYVSSFYHAFSGAQKAETAANRICKVLAVNQENEHLMEDYEKLASDLLEWIRRTIPWLENRAPEKTMAEMQQKLEDFRGYRRVHKPPKVQEKCQLEINFNTLQTKLRLSNRPAFMPSEGRMVSDINGSWHNLEGAEKGYEEWMLNEIRRLERLDHLAEKFRQKATIHESWTDGKEAMLTQKDYETASLSEVKALLRKHEAFESDLAAHQDRVEQIAAIAQELNELDYYDSPSVNARCQKICEQWDALGSLTQSRRESLERTEKQLESIDELYLEYAKRAAPFNNWMEGAMEDLQDMFIVHNIEEIQGLITAHEQFKSTLPEANKEREAIQAIQAEVQKIAQYNGIKLSGGNPYTTITPKSIDDKWHKVEQLVPQRDRALQEELAKQQSNDHLRRKFATQANIVGPWIQTKMEEIGRISIEMNGTLEDQLVNLREYEQSIIEYKPNIDQLEGDHQLIQEALIFDNKYTAYTMEHLRVGWEQLLTTIARTINEIENQILTRDAKGISQEQLHEYRTSFNHFDKKGNSGGSKAWTRLDHSGALMAEEFKACLISLGYDVENNKAGDAEFARIMGIVDPNNSGAVTFQAFIDFMSRETTDTDTADQVIASFKILAADKNFITAEELRRELPPDQAEYCIARMAPYSGPDAKPGALDYMSFSTALYGESDL